ACCCGACCAATCGCCGGTACGGCCAAAGCCGGTAATCACCTCATCTGAAATCATCAAAATTCCATATTTGTCACAAATGTCGCGCATCAGCTTCATGAATGAGGCATCCGGCACAATCACACCGCCAGCGCCTTGGATTGGCTCCATAATGAAGGCGGCGATGGTTTGCGCGCCTTGGAAAAGGACTTCATCTTCAAAACTGGCGGCGATTTTCTGCGCCAAAGCTGCTGGATCCTTTTCATCAAAGGGATTGCGATAAGTATAAGGGCTGGGCAGATGAAAGCAGCCCGGCATCAGCGGTTCGTAATTGATCCGAAAGCGGTTATTGCCATTGACCGAGGCGCCCCCGAAATGCGTGCCGTGATACCCTTTTTTCAACGAGAGAAATTTGGTGCGGGTGGGTTCGTTGCGCAGTCGGTGATATTGGCGCGATAGGCGCAGCGCGGTTTCTACTGAGTCAGAGCCGCCCGAGGTGAAAAAGACCCGCGCCATCCCATCTTCGGCAAACATATTGCGCACCGCCAGTGAGGCCTCAATCGCGCATGGGTTGGTTGAGCCGGCAAAATTTGAGGAATAGGGCAGATCGTAAAGCTGTTTGGCGATCGCGTCTTTGATCGGGTTGTTGGAATAACCTAGATTAACGCACCATAGGCCTCCAACGGCATCAATCGCGGAATGCCCGTCAATATCATTCACATAAACGCCCTGCGCCCCGGTGATGATACGCGGCGGCGTTTCCAGCGAGTCGCCCGGATGGCCCATCGGGTGCCATAAATGGCGGGCGTTATTTTCTTTCAGAAAATTATCATCTTTCATGCTGCGTATCTTTCTGGTTTGAAGAGGGGCTGGCGGGTGACCGCTGCGTAGATCCATCTTGCTGATAAACGGTTCAAGGTCTAGTTTTTTCTACTGGCGCAAACAGCGCATGCGCGATTGGGCGCCATAATTTTAGACAGTTTGGGCACCAGCCCATAGACACAGAAGCTGTGGCCGTGTATCTGGCCATGCCATGGCAAATTCCAAATCTGACCCGAATTATAAAGTGATCGCTGAAAACCGCCGCGCGCGTTTTGATTATGCGATCGAGGGTGATTTGGAATGTGGTGTGATGCTTCTGGGCTCTGAGGTGAAATCACTGCGGGTAAACAGCGCCAATATTGCCGAAAGCTATGCAGGCGTGGATGCTGGCGAGTTGTGGTTGGTGAATTCTTATATTGCCCCTTATGAGCAGGCCAAGACCTTTGGACATGAAGAACGGCGGCGGCGCAAATTGCTGGTCAGCCGCAAAGAGCTGGCACGGCTATGGGCCGATACCCAGCGCAAAGGCCTGACTTTGGTGCCTTTGGTGATGTATTTTAACCATCGCGGCAAAGTGAAGCTGAAAATTGGTATCGCCAAAGGCAAAAAGAATCATGACAAGCGCGCCGATCAGGCCAAACGGGATTGGGGGCGACAAAAACAGCGTTTGCTGCGCCACAGCGAGTAGCGTCGCGGAGCAATCGGTTTATTATAAAAGGGACAATTGCCGAACCCGCTCTTGCCCCTGTATAGAGACAGTAGTAGGCAAAAACAAAAGCAATAAGTGAGGTTTATTATGACCCGCGATGACCCCAAAACCCTTGTCTCAACGCAATGGCTGGCCGCGCATTTAAAAGATCCTGATTTAAGGGTTTTGGATGCGTCGTGGTATTTGCCCGGCTCTAAGCGCGACCCTTTTGCCGAGTATCAGCGCGCGCATATTCCGGGCGCGCGCTTCTTTGATCTTGATGATGTCAGCGACCACCGCTCAGATTTGCCGCATATGGTTCCTCCGGTAGAAAAATTTATGTCGCGTATGCGTGCCATGGGCGTGGGTGATGGGCATCAAATAGTTGTTTATGACGGTTCTGGATTGTTTTCCGCGCCGCGTGTGTGGTGGTTGTTCAAATTGATGGGTCAAATGGATATTGCCGTTCTTGATGGCGGTTTTCCCAAATGGCAGGCAGAGGGCTATCCCGTAGAAGATTTGCCGCCTATTTTGCGCGACCGCCATATGATGGTACGGCGCCAAAACCATATGGTTAAGGATGTCACGCAAGTTTCGGCGGCCTCAAAACTGGGAGAGTCTGAGATCGTGGATGCGCGCTCGCCGGGTCGCTTTTACGGCACAGACCCTGAGCCGCGCCAAGGTTTGCGCGCCGGTCATATTCCGGGGTCAAAAAATGTGTTCTACAAAGATTTGCTGAAGGCAGATGATACGATGAAATCACCGGATGAGATGCGGCAGGTTTTTGTGGAAGCCGGTGTCGATTTGGACAAACCAGTGATTACCAGCTGCGGTTCGGGCGTGACGGCCGCAATTCTCAGTTTAGGATTAACCCGTATGGGCAAAACAGACCATTCCCTATATGACGGCAGCTGGACCGAATGGGGCATGTTTCCAACCTTGCCCATAGCCACAGGAAAGACATAATGTTTCAAGACCTCGTAGAACAACCGGCAGATAAAATTCTGGCCTTGGTGCAAGCGTATAAAGAAGATCCGCGCGATCAAAAAATTGATCTTGGGGTTGGGGTTTATAAAAATGCCGAGGGGATCACGCCGGTGATGCGGGCGGTTAAAACCGCAGAGCATCAGCTGTGGCAGCAAGAAACAACGAAATCCTATGTTGGCCTTTTGGGGGATCCACGCTTTTCCGACGTGATGGTTGATCTGGTGCTGGGCGATGCGGTGCCAAGAGCCAGCGTGGCGGCGGCCGCAACCCCGGGGGGCACAGGCGCTGTCAGACAGGCTTTTGAACTGATCAAAATGGCGCATCCTAAGGCGCGCATTTTTGTGTCAGACCCGACCTGGCCAAACCATTTGTCTATTCTAAAATTCCTTGGCATGCCGGTGATGCCTTACCGGTATTTTGATGGCGAGACGCGCGGTGTAGATTTTGAGGCTATGCTACAGGATCTTTCGGCGGCCAAACCAGGGGATGTGATTTTGCTGCATGGTTGTTGCCACAACCCGACAGGGGCAAATCTGAACGCGGTGCAATGGCAGGCGGTGATCGATCTGCTGCACAAAACCGGTGCCACGCCAATGGTGGATATCGCCTATCAAGGCTTTGGTGATGGTCTGGAAGAGGATGCCGCTGGCACGCGCCTTTTGGCGCAATCGGTGCCCGAAACGATCATTGCGGCCAGCTGCTCAAAAAACTTCGGGATTTATCGCGAGCGCACGGGCCTGTTGATGGTGGTTTCACATGATCAAGCGGCGCGGGGGCTCAATCAGGGCACGCTCGCCTATTTAAACCGGCAAAATTTTTCATTCCCGCCGGATCATGGCGCAAGGTTGGTGACCATGGTTCTGAGCGATCCTGATCTGCGCGCAGATTGGGCCGCCGAATTGGAAGAGGTGCGCTTGTCGATGTTGGGGCTGCGCGAACAGTTATCCGAAGAGCTTCAGCGCCTGTCTGGTTCTGATCGGTTTGGGTTTTTAGCCCAGCATCGTGGGATGTTTTCGCGTTTGGGAACCACCCCGGATAAAGTGGCCCGGCTGCGCGAGGAACATGCGATTTACATGGTGGGTGACAGCCGTTTGAATATCGCCGGCCTCAATCAAAAAACCGTACCCATCTTGGCCAAGGCGATCGTTGATTGTGGTATTTAAGCGGCAGGCTTAAACGCTGAGCGTCGCTTGAACCGCGGTTTTCCAACGGTTATATTTGGCGCTTTGCGCTTCTGCGTCCATAGCCGGTTCAAAGCGGCGTTGCAGGGCCCATGTTTTTGAAAACGCCTCTTGGGATGGATAAGTTCCGGCCTGCATGCCGGCAAGCCAAGCGGCGCCCAGCGCGGTCGTCTCCAAAACCTCTGGCCGATCCACTGCAGCGCCGATAATATCGGCTAAAAACTGCATGGTCCAATTGCTGGCAGACATTCCTCCATCCACGCGCAACACGGCCGTTGCAGCATCGCCGGGCCAATCCGCCTGCATCGCCTCTAGCAAATCCCGGGTTTGAAACCCAACGCTTTCTAGGGCGGCTTTGGCGAATTCTGCGGAGCCGGAATTGCGGCTTAACCCATAGATTGCGCCGCGGCATTCGGCATTCCAATAAGGCGCGCCAAGCCCTGTAAAAGCAGGGACCAAAACCAAATCTTGGCCAGGATCAGCCGCCTCTGCCAGCGTTTGCGTTTGCGGAGCATCGGTTATTATTTTCAGCCCATCGCGCAGCCATTGCACCACGGCGCCGGCGATAAAAATAGATCCTTCAAGTGCATAAGTGGGTTTGCCGTTTAACTGATAGGCAATCGTTGTTAGCAAACGGTTGCTGGATGTTACAGGCGTATCGCCCGTGTTCAAAAGCGCAAAACACCCTGTTCCATAGGTTGACTTCAGCATCCCGGGCTGAAAGCATGCCTGCCCAACCGTGGCCGCTTGCTGATCGCCCGCCACGCCTAAAATGGGAATCGCGCTGCCAAACAAATCCGGCGTAGTCTCGCCAAAATGATCGGCGCTGTTTAGCACCTCTGGCAACATCTGCACGGAATATCTAAGAGGGCGCAAATCTCTGTGCTCCAGGCCCCTTTATGGATATCATAGAGCATCGTACGCGCCGCATTTGTGGCATCAGTCACATGCGCTGCGCCGCCCGTTAAGCGCCAGATCAAATAGCTGTCTACCGTGCCAAACAGCAAATCACCGGCCTTGGCTTTTGCTTTTGCACCCTCAACATTTTCTAAAATCCATTTCAGCTTGGTGCCCGAAAAATAAGGATCCAGCAGCAAGCCGGTTTGTGCGGTGACCATGGCTTCATGACCCTCAGCGCGCAACGTTGCGCAGAGCGCTGCAGTGCGCCGATCCTGCCAGACGATGGCTTTGTGAATGGCCTCGCCAGTATGGCGGTCCCACACCACGGTGGTTTCACGTTGGTTTGTAATCCCAATAGCCGCGATATCGCGCGCATTAAGATCGGCATTTGACAGCGCGGCGCGGCAGGTGCGCATTGTCGTATCCCAGAGATCTTGCGGCGCGTGCTCTACCCAGCCACTTTGCGGAAAATGCTGCTTAAATTCTTCTTGTGCGTCAGAAATGGGCGTCATTGCCTGATCAAACACGATCGCCCTGCTGGAGGTGGTGCCTTGATCAATTGCCAATATATTACCCATGAAAACGGTTCCTTTGCCTAATTTAGCCACTAATTTCGGCTGATTTGCACAGAAAGGCAACGGCTTTTACGGCGGTTTTTTCTACCTTATTGGTCGGGGGTCTTCGCCTGAGCCGCGCGCGGCTGCCAATAGTATGCGAGTTAGAGCGAAATCGGCGTTGCAGCTTTAGCTGCCATCATATCCCAGCATATGCGTTTCACCGCGCGCGCGGGCGAGGTGAATTTGCTTTTGACGCTCGCGAAAACGGTCTTTATCGCTCTCGCTGGTTTGAACTGAGCAGTGGTGGCACGCAACCCCATGCTCATATTCTGGGCGCTTTTTATCATCGGGCAAGATCGGCCGCCGGCAGGCATAGCACAGCTGATGGGGACCCTCGGCCAGCCCGTGCTGCACCGATACGCGGGCATCAAACACAAAGCAATCGCCCTGCCATTTGCTATTTTCTTCTGGCACGTCTTCAAGATATTTCAGGATGCCACCTTTGAGGTGATAGACATTCTCAACGCCTTGCCCGAGCAGGTAATTGGTTGACTTTTCGCAGCGGATACCGCCGGTACAAAACATCGCGATGCGTTTGTTGTGAAACCGCTCTTTATTGGCCTCCCACCAGTCGGGGAAGTCGCGAAACGAGTGTGTTTGCGGATCAATAGCCCCTTCAAAGCTACCGATCGCAACTTCATAATCATTGCGCGTATCAATCACCGCTACATCGGGGGCGCTGATTATTTCATTCCACTGCGCCGGATCTACGTAATGGCCAACCAGCGCCCGAGGGTTCACATTTGGTTGGCCCATGGTGACGATCTCTTTTTTAAGCTTTACCTTCATACGGGGAAAGGGTGGCAGAGTTGCGGTGCTTTCCTTATGCTCTAAGGCTGCGCAACCGGGCAGTGCGCGCAAGGTTTTTAAGAGCGCTGCTATGTTGGACGCGCTTCCGGCAACCGTGCCATTAATCCCCTCTGCAGCTAGCAAAAGCGAGCCGGTGATCTGCAGGGATTCGCAGGTCGATTGCAGCGGCGCGCGTAAGCTGGCCGGATCGTCAAAACGGGTAAAATGATAAAGGGCCGCAATAGTAAACATGGCCGTTGCCCTACGATAAAAGACCGAGGCAGTGCAAGCATTTTGACATGGCGGGCCTAACAGAGCGGGCGCATCGTCTTCTCGTTGAGGGCCACCGGCACCAGCGGCCGCCCGTATCCGGCGCCGCCATCAAGATTGATGCGATTGCCGAAATGCGCCGGGGCATCCAGGGCCGTATGCCCATGCACCACCATCAAAGGATGGCGATCTTGATAGCTTAAAAAGGGTTCACGGATCCATAAAAGATCATCTTCGAGCTGTTCGAATAAGGGAATATTGGGGCGTATACCTGCATGCACAAAAAACCAATTGGCATGCTGGTAGGTAAGGGGTAAAGCGCGCAAAAACGCGATTTGCGCTGGGGGAATTGCGTCAAACGCTTCGCGCTGCACTTCGTATAACCGCCGCCCCTCGCTTGCATCTATGCCATAAGAGGCGAGTGTTTTATCGCCGCCCAATCTGGGGTGAAGCCAAGAATGGCCAATTTGCAAATGCGGATCCTGTCGCAAAGGCGTTTGCATAAACCAGTCGAACATGCGGTCATGATTGCCTTTTAGAACTGTCCAATTGCGGCCCGCTGCCACCCCGTCCATGATCAACTCGATCACGCGGCGGCTGTCTTGGCCGCGATCCACAAGATCCCCGACAAACACCGTTTTTGCCTTAGCGCCGCCGTCTTTTTCAATAAGCGACAAGGCCGTTTCAAGCTGCGCCAATTGGCCGTGCACATCGCCGATGGCATAAAGCATATCACTCATCATTTGCTCCTTTTGATTTCAGCATTTCACAGCCTAAAGCGAGAGGTTTGCCGCGCCATGACAGGCGCAGATTTGCCGCGCCTGTCATATAGTGGATCAGCTTTTAATAACCTCAAAGCTCAGAGGTCTGACCTGTTGGAACAAACCTGTTTCCTTCAGCTGCTTGACCACGGGTGCGGGCACGCCGCTATCCACCGATAAAAGCGCGATGGCTTCACCGCCCGATGCAGCACGCCCCAGCGTAAAGTTGGCAATATTCACGCCATTGGTCCCCAAGGTCAGGCCCAAAGCCCCGATAATGCCGGGCACGTCCTTATTGGTGGTGTAGAGCATATTAGACGCAATCTCGGCATCAATATTGATGCCTTTGATTTGGATAAACCGTGGTTTCTTATCGCTGAAAACGGTGCCCGCAATCGAGCGCTCGCGCGTATCCGTCACCGCGGTGACTTTGATATATCCCTCAAAAGCGCCCGATTTATCCTGATTGGTCGTGCTGATTTGTATGCCCCGCTCTTTGGCAATCACTGGCGCGCTGACCATATTCACATCAGGATTGACCTTTTTCATGATTCCCGAAATCGCTGCGCAATTTAACGCGTCTAGGTTCATTTTTGACACAGAGCCGTCATAAAGAATATTCACCGCTTTGATCGGCTCATCCGTCAATTGGCCGATGAAATTGCCAAGATGCCCCGCCAAAAGCAGCCAAGGCCCCATCACTTTGGCCTCTTCTGCGGTCACCGATGGCATGTTGAGCGCGTTGCTGACCGCGCC
The sequence above is drawn from the Rhodobacteraceae bacterium IMCC1335 genome and encodes:
- the smpB gene encoding SsrA-binding protein SmpB produces the protein MANSKSDPNYKVIAENRRARFDYAIEGDLECGVMLLGSEVKSLRVNSANIAESYAGVDAGELWLVNSYIAPYEQAKTFGHEERRRRKLLVSRKELARLWADTQRKGLTLVPLVMYFNHRGKVKLKIGIAKGKKNHDKRADQAKRDWGRQKQRLLRHSE
- a CDS encoding rhodanese-related sulfurtransferase, whose amino-acid sequence is MFTIAALYHFTRFDDPASLRAPLQSTCESLQITGSLLLAAEGINGTVAGSASNIAALLKTLRALPGCAALEHKESTATLPPFPRMKVKLKKEIVTMGQPNVNPRALVGHYVDPAQWNEIISAPDVAVIDTRNDYEVAIGSFEGAIDPQTHSFRDFPDWWEANKERFHNKRIAMFCTGGIRCEKSTNYLLGQGVENVYHLKGGILKYLEDVPEENSKWQGDCFVFDARVSVQHGLAEGPHQLCYACRRPILPDDKKRPEYEHGVACHHCSVQTSESDKDRFRERQKQIHLARARGETHMLGYDGS
- the sseA gene encoding 3-mercaptopyruvate sulfurtransferase — protein: MTRDDPKTLVSTQWLAAHLKDPDLRVLDASWYLPGSKRDPFAEYQRAHIPGARFFDLDDVSDHRSDLPHMVPPVEKFMSRMRAMGVGDGHQIVVYDGSGLFSAPRVWWLFKLMGQMDIAVLDGGFPKWQAEGYPVEDLPPILRDRHMMVRRQNHMVKDVTQVSAASKLGESEIVDARSPGRFYGTDPEPRQGLRAGHIPGSKNVFYKDLLKADDTMKSPDEMRQVFVEAGVDLDKPVITSCGSGVTAAILSLGLTRMGKTDHSLYDGSWTEWGMFPTLPIATGKT
- a CDS encoding aminotransferase class III-fold pyridoxal phosphate-dependent enzyme, which gives rise to MKDDNFLKENNARHLWHPMGHPGDSLETPPRIITGAQGVYVNDIDGHSAIDAVGGLWCVNLGYSNNPIKDAIAKQLYDLPYSSNFAGSTNPCAIEASLAVRNMFAEDGMARVFFTSGGSDSVETALRLSRQYHRLRNEPTRTKFLSLKKGYHGTHFGGASVNGNNRFRINYEPLMPGCFHLPSPYTYRNPFDEKDPAALAQKIAASFEDEVLFQGAQTIAAFIMEPIQGAGGVIVPDASFMKLMRDICDKYGILMISDEVITGFGRTGDWSGARHWGVKPDMMCLAKGITSAYFPVGAALMSEKVAEVFEKDRTGEAGIYHGYTYSAHPVGAAAVVACLQETLRLDTKTNAAARGTQLFEGVKKLADKYDIIGDIRGGEGLMVGIEIVSDKAKKTPMDGATMTRLHQATFEAGALVRLGMHNVLMSPPLVITKAEVDGIIKALDQGFANL
- a CDS encoding serine/threonine protein phosphatase, whose translation is MSDMLYAIGDVHGQLAQLETALSLIEKDGGAKAKTVFVGDLVDRGQDSRRVIELIMDGVAAGRNWTVLKGNHDRMFDWFMQTPLRQDPHLQIGHSWLHPRLGGDKTLASYGIDASEGRRLYEVQREAFDAIPPAQIAFLRALPLTYQHANWFFVHAGIRPNIPLFEQLEDDLLWIREPFLSYQDRHPLMVVHGHTALDAPAHFGNRINLDGGAGYGRPLVPVALNEKTMRPLC
- a CDS encoding aminotransferase class I/II-fold pyridoxal phosphate-dependent enzyme — its product is MFQDLVEQPADKILALVQAYKEDPRDQKIDLGVGVYKNAEGITPVMRAVKTAEHQLWQQETTKSYVGLLGDPRFSDVMVDLVLGDAVPRASVAAAATPGGTGAVRQAFELIKMAHPKARIFVSDPTWPNHLSILKFLGMPVMPYRYFDGETRGVDFEAMLQDLSAAKPGDVILLHGCCHNPTGANLNAVQWQAVIDLLHKTGATPMVDIAYQGFGDGLEEDAAGTRLLAQSVPETIIAASCSKNFGIYRERTGLLMVVSHDQAARGLNQGTLAYLNRQNFSFPPDHGARLVTMVLSDPDLRADWAAELEEVRLSMLGLREQLSEELQRLSGSDRFGFLAQHRGMFSRLGTTPDKVARLREEHAIYMVGDSRLNIAGLNQKTVPILAKAIVDCGI